A region from the Ctenopharyngodon idella isolate HZGC_01 chromosome 13, HZGC01, whole genome shotgun sequence genome encodes:
- the LOC127525195 gene encoding microtubule organization protein AKNA-like isoform X1: MKRSRGGTTAGVLVWTPAPAYFSPSSPEGSDFSWDEELDEDFQSQMDENGIIGLAESQGQQEGREEEIAEDLLWDVKTPEPEHGPPPVLEEISYHLSELLDSEPLSHATGDNCCSASLQEEHRVDDDQSVLLEDWTDDEDGTGSPTIHKHKLNSFPKRDTALDMTDEETEEKDTCEDAQRFMDQTFPVAEEMASMFGRVKSFDFNHEMTEIPQNIPISGIPELSEQSDCEELKETNGQFLTDSHCSFRNTSDPFSFPHLSSEELMNNCGIEAETFPELDVRAESSLSTYQSPAPKTYHMDRSKGEEIKHKITPQASPRSPVIRLGKMHQDSTRGEKLERRLHSPNHNLQPPTPSPRKTNPASCDDQVSIPARCISKASVSPLEHSPPPTSHRSSAMKSHRTSKTSHTDPDDIRKGQLSHPLPDFSKVEPRVHFPKNSGYRPPKSRRPPHDSTSHSDLPVVFKSPAEIVREVLLSSSDGSPVSPSTNGTHKRLNSKVPEEFRCPQQASTLVQQLQEDYNRLLTKYAEAENTIDRLRLEAKVGLRSEPAKPSTAILSGVIQEGSKVITLSFPQAQRAEFSAGSASLTQQKNGSENSRKTVTRPSSVSSLSLRRSGPLTADHLTETLTKQTQRFQLQVDAFEALLKNGKLKACEQITGLSTLAQGQESLERAYLDARAQYQMLQQRQGGHVTFDTDRDLEGQIFRSGMRLDEIKEWLEQAERNQPISEPTLTPLPPSDVLSVSMLETEPLPESPLSAVHPEACVGVEVSSVSGESDADREEEEILPFVLHPLYDKHQHVEKDFSNLLDCYQSFKELPGMLDQAVTLKSCDLLDFGDSVPSGKKSTTVRQRHRTINESEMTKSAQRQPAADCVPPSSPSVRSQVCDSMETHPEALCRSSVLPGQQGRERKMAGSRKTQSSSLTSLAESAEPRTMGLKAKAKTVKASPLDGVMSPETDSGFMGSESSQLTPAVHSPLQQRAVVSSTPSGLHMKNTERPESAPPSGQPFVVSTSASQPSPNTPGEHLSTSGGCTGPVRRRGGEERCSSSSLSPSISLHWPNRTIPPWPSSLTSQSDRGSDHVHFLSGEEKAQDGQYPQPASLQLSSHRSPSLYVPYHRSDHLEAQSSVQLTNHQEALESLQQEVNRLKERLEGNLRLSKPASPVRAPPSATEDTRDHAHPQTITPQWLHLRSSERTRRQTERRRNGEKERGNSPRPTLRQRSASLPRHRPDTDLTTDSEHVQSEPRPSTIRHVLMSPMTSRGRRQTRGFERHKEDSTSGRSDNSDEMEMSRGTEPTCPHCTSDRTSTSTRPMRSRSSPRLTQPSCSHCPLCGSLRASQPANQEPVSSPRGTPIRSIQRDRRGMNVTLAPPPTLQGGVPVIPCVPIYPSTLYFSSPVTTQAYSQPSNVSASPARDKKSGVRGHRRRSLSVDHQQLPLNSSLTRALTAARNMREVSHRMAHSLASGLHSSSFLTTSCTY, translated from the exons ATGAAGCGGAGCAGAGGTGGTACCACTGCAGGGGTTCTGGTGTGGACACCAGCCCCAGCGTACTTCTCTCCCTCAAGCCCGGAGGGGTCGGACTTCAGCTGGGATGAAGAACTTGATGAGGACTTCCAAAGCCAGATGGATGAGAACGGCATCATTGGTCTGGCAGAGAGTCAAGGGCAGCAGGAG GGAAGAGAGGAGGAGATTGCAGAGGACCTGTTGTGGGACGTGAAGACCCCCGAGCCTGAGCACGGGCCTCCACCTGTGCTAGAGGAGATAAGCTATCACCTGAGTGAGCTGCTGGACTCTGAGCCGCTCTCTCATGCCACTGGAGACAACTGCTGCTCTGCATCTCTGC aggaaGAACACAGAGTAGATGATGACCAGAGTGTTTTGTTGGAAGATTGGACTGATGATGAGGATGGTACAGGGAGCCCAACAATCCACAAGCACAAATTAAACTCTTTCCCAAAGAGAGACACAGCGTTAGACATGACTGATGAGGAGACAGAAGAGAAGGACACATGTGAAGATGCTCAGAGATTCATGGATCAAACATTTCCTGTCGCAGAAGAGATGGCATCTATGTTTGGAAGGGTGAAGAGCTTTGATTTCAATCACGAAATGACTGAGATCCCCCAAAACATTCCAATTTCAGGAATCCCAGAGCTTTCTGAGCAAAGTGATTGTGAGGAACTCAAGGAAACCAATGGGCAATTTCTCACAGACTCGCATTGTTCCTTTAGAAACACTTCTGATCCCTTCAGTTTTCCCCATTTGTCCTCAGAAGAACTGATGAATAACTGTGGTATTGAAGCTGAGACATTTCCAGAGCTAGACGTTAGGGCAGAGTCATCTCTTAGCACTTACCAGAGTCCTGCCCCTAAAACATACCACATGGATAGATCAAAGGGGGAGGAGATTAAACACAAGATCACACCTCAAGCTTCACCAAGAAGCCCTGTGATTAGACTGGGAAAAATGCACCAAGATAGTACGAGAGGAGAAAAATTAGAAAGAAGGTTACACAGTCCCAACCACAACCTGCAGCCTCCGACACCCTCTCCCAGAAAAACAAACCCTGCTTCCTGTGACGATCAGGTTTCCATTCCTGCACGGTGCATTTCTAAAGCAAGCGTCTCCCCCTTAGAGCACTCGCCACCTCCTACATCTCACCGATCTTCAGCAATGAAGAGCCACAGGACCTCCAAAACCTCTCACACTGATCCAGATGACATCAG GAAAGGACAGCTGAGTCACCCTTTACCTGATTTCTCCAAAGTGGAGCCAAGGGTTCATTTCCCGAAAAATAGTGGATACAGACCTCCTAAAAGTCGTAGACCACCTCATGATAGCACTTCACACTCAGATCTTCCTGTCGTGTTCAAATCCCCTGCTGAGATTGTGAGAGAGGTCCTGTTGAGCAGCTCTGATGGGTCTCCAGTAAGTCCCTCCACCAATGGGACCCACAAGCGCCTGAACAGTAAAGTACCAGAGGAGTTCCGCTGCCCCCAGCAGGCCAGCACACTGGTGCAGCAGCTACAG GAGGACTATAACAGGCTGCTTACCAAGTATGCAGAAGCTGAAAATACTATCGATCGACTTCGCCTTGAAGCAAAG GTGGGTCTCCGTTCTGAACCCGCAAAGCCCAGTACAGCTATCTTGTCAGGTGTTATTCAGGAAGGGTCAAAGGTCATAACCCTCAGTTTTCCTCAAGCACAGAGGGCAGAGTTCAGCGCAGGATCTGCTAGCCTCACCCAGCAGAAGAATGGCTCCG AAAACTCCAGAAAAACAGTAACTCGCCCTTCCTCTGTGAGCTCCCTCAGTTTGAGGAGGTCTGGACCTCTCACAGCAGACCATCTAACAGAGACTCTGACCAAACAGACTCAGAGATTTCAGCTACAG GTTGATGCTTTTGAGGCACTTCTAAAGAATGGGAAGCTCAAGGCCTGTGAACAGATAACG GGTCTCTCCACACTGGCACAGGGGCAAGAGTCTCTTGAGAGGGCTTACCTAGATGCACGAGCCCAGTATCAGATGCTGCAGCAGCGACAAGGCGGGCATGTCACCTTTGACACAGACAG GGACCTAGAAGGTCAGATCTTCAGGTCAGGGATGCGATTGGATGAGATAAAGGAGTGGCTGGAGCAAGCAGAACGGAATCAACCCATTTCTGAGCCTACTTTAACCCCGCTTCCTCCTTCAGATGTGCTCTCTGTGTCCATGCTGGAGACTGAACCTTTACCTGAG AGCCCACTGTCAGCTGTCCATCCTGAGGCTTGTGTTGGTGTGGAGGTCAGTTCAGTTAGCGGAGAGAGTGATGCAGacagagaggaagaggagaTCCTCCCATTTGTTCTTCATCCACTCTATGACAAACACCAGCATGTGGAGAAAGACTTCAGTAACCTCTTGGACTG TTATCAGAGTTTTAAAGAGCTCCCTGGGATGCTGGACCAAGCTGTGACTTTAAAGAGCTGTGACTTGCTGGATTTTGGAGACTCTGTTCCTTCTGGGAAAAAAAGCACAACGGTCAGACAACGACACAGGACTATTAATGAGAGCGAGATGACAAAATCTGCTCAGCG gcAGCCAGCAGCAGATTGTGTCCCACCCTCCAGCCCATCTGTTAGGTCACAGGTGTGTGACTCTATGGAAACTCACCCAGAGGCTCTTTGCCGCTCCTCAGTGTTGCCAGGGCAACAGGGCAGGGAGAGGAAAATGGCAGGAAGCAGGAAAACTCAAAGCAGTAGCCTAACCAGCCTGGCAGAGAGTGCAGAGCCCAGAACTATGGGCTTGAAAGCAAAGGCCAAGACTGTCAAAGCGTCCCCTCTG GATGGGGTCATGTCTCCAGAAACAGACAGTGGCTTTATGGGCTCTGAGAGCAGTCAGCTTACTCCCGCAGTACACAGTCCTCTCCAGCAGAGGGCAGTGGTGAG TTCCACGCCGTCTGGCCTGCACATGAAGAACACAGAAAGACCAGAGTCTGCTCCTCCTTCTGGGCAGCCTTTTGTCGTCTCCACCTCTGCCTCCCAACCCTCTCCGAATACCCCAGGAGAACACCTCAGCACATCTGGAGGATGCACGGGTCCTGTTAGGAGGAGAGGAGGGGAGGAAAGGTGTTCTTCTTCCAGCCTTTCTCCATCAATCTCCCTTCATTGGCCTAATAGAACCATCCCGCCCTGGCCGAGCAGCTTGACCAGCCAGTCAGATCGTGGGAGTGATCATG TCCATTTCTTATCAGGGGAGGAAAAAGCACAGGATGGCCAATACCCACAACCAGCCAGTCTGCAGCTCAGCTCTCACAGAAGCCCCTCCCTCTATGTGCCTTATCACCGCAGCGACCACCTCGAAGCCCAAAGTTCCGTTCAGCTAACAAATCACCA AGAGGCTCTTGAATCTCTACAGCAAGAAGTGAACCGACTGAAGGAGAGACTAGAGGGAAATCTGAGACTCTCCAAACCTGCTAGTCCTGTTAGAGCGCCCCCTTCTGCCACAGAAGACACCAGAGACCACGCACACCCACAGACCATAACACCACAGTGGCTTCATTTAAG GTCTTCAGAGAGGACGAGAAGGCAGACAGAGAGAAGGAGGaatggagaaaaagagagaggaaaCTCACCAAGACCCACCCTGAGGCAAAGATCAGCATCATTACCTCGACATCGGCCTGACACTGATCTGA CAACTGATTCTGAGCATGTCCAGTCTGAGCCAAGACCATCAACAATAAGACATGTCCTGATGTCCCCTATGACATCAAGAGGAAGAAGACAAACCAGAGGATTTGAACGCCACAAAGAGGACAGTACCT CAGGCAGATCCGATAATAGCGATGAAATGGAAATGAGCCGAGGAACAGAACCGACCTGTCCACACTGCACATCAGATCGCACTAGTACCTCGACAC GTCCAATGAGGAGCAGGAGCTCTCCACGTCTCACGCAACCTTCCTGTAGCCACTGCCCATTGTGTGGTTCATTAAGAGCCTCTCAACCAG CCAATCAGGAGCCAGTCTCCAGCCCCAGAGGGACTCCAATCAGATCCATACAGAGGGACAGACGAGGCATGAACGTGACATTAGCTCCTCCCCCCACATTGCAGGGAGGTGTTCCAGTTATCCCATGTGTGCCCATCTATCCTTCAACTCT TTACTTCTCCAGCCCTGTGACGACACAGGCCTACTCACAACCCTCTAATGTCTCAGCAAGCCCCGCCAGAGATAAGAAGTcaggggtcagaggtcatcGCAGACGCTCTCTCTCTGTGGACCATCAGCAGCTCCCTCTGAACAGCTCTCTGACCCGTGCCCTCACAGCAGCTAGAAACATGAGAGAGGTCTCGCATCGCATGGCTCATTCTCTGGCCTCAGGGCTGCACAGCAGTAGCTTCCTCACCACATCCTGCACCTACTGA
- the LOC127525195 gene encoding microtubule organization protein AKNA-like isoform X2, giving the protein MKRSRGGTTAGVLVWTPAPAYFSPSSPEGSDFSWDEELDEDFQSQMDENGIIGLAESQGQQEGREEEIAEDLLWDVKTPEPEHGPPPVLEEISYHLSELLDSEPLSHATGDNCCSASLQEEHRVDDDQSVLLEDWTDDEDGTGSPTIHKHKLNSFPKRDTALDMTDEETEEKDTCEDAQRFMDQTFPVAEEMASMFGRVKSFDFNHEMTEIPQNIPISGIPELSEQSDCEELKETNGQFLTDSHCSFRNTSDPFSFPHLSSEELMNNCGIEAETFPELDVRAESSLSTYQSPAPKTYHMDRSKGEEIKHKITPQASPRSPVIRLGKMHQDSTRGEKLERRLHSPNHNLQPPTPSPRKTNPASCDDQVSIPARCISKASVSPLEHSPPPTSHRSSAMKSHRTSKTSHTDPDDIRKGQLSHPLPDFSKVEPRVHFPKNSGYRPPKSRRPPHDSTSHSDLPVVFKSPAEIVREVLLSSSDGSPVSPSTNGTHKRLNSKVPEEFRCPQQASTLVQQLQEDYNRLLTKYAEAENTIDRLRLEAKVGLRSEPAKPSTAILSGVIQEGSKVITLSFPQAQRAEFSAGSASLTQQKNGSENSRKTVTRPSSVSSLSLRRSGPLTADHLTETLTKQTQRFQLQVDAFEALLKNGKLKACEQITGLSTLAQGQESLERAYLDARAQYQMLQQRQGGHVTFDTDRDLEGQIFRSGMRLDEIKEWLEQAERNQPISEPTLTPLPPSDVLSVSMLETEPLPESPLSAVHPEACVGVEVSSVSGESDADREEEEILPFVLHPLYDKHQHVEKDFSNLLDCYQSFKELPGMLDQAVTLKSCDLLDFGDSVPSGKKSTTVRQRHRTINESEMTKSAQRQPAADCVPPSSPSVRSQVCDSMETHPEALCRSSVLPGQQGRERKMAGSRKTQSSSLTSLAESAEPRTMGLKAKAKTVKASPLDGVMSPETDSGFMGSESSQLTPAVHSPLQQRAVVSSTPSGLHMKNTERPESAPPSGQPFVVSTSASQPSPNTPGEHLSTSGGCTGPVRRRGGEERCSSSSLSPSISLHWPNRTIPPWPSSLTSQSDRGSDHVHFLSGEEKAQDGQYPQPASLQLSSHRSPSLYVPYHRSDHLEAQSSVQLTNHQEALESLQQEVNRLKERLEGNLRLSKPASPVRAPPSATEDTRDHAHPQTITPQWLHLRSSERTRRQTERRRNGEKERGNSPRPTLRQRSASLPRHRPDTDLTTDSEHVQSEPRPSTIRHVLMSPMTSRGRRQTRGFERHKEDSTCRSDNSDEMEMSRGTEPTCPHCTSDRTSTSTRPMRSRSSPRLTQPSCSHCPLCGSLRASQPANQEPVSSPRGTPIRSIQRDRRGMNVTLAPPPTLQGGVPVIPCVPIYPSTLYFSSPVTTQAYSQPSNVSASPARDKKSGVRGHRRRSLSVDHQQLPLNSSLTRALTAARNMREVSHRMAHSLASGLHSSSFLTTSCTY; this is encoded by the exons ATGAAGCGGAGCAGAGGTGGTACCACTGCAGGGGTTCTGGTGTGGACACCAGCCCCAGCGTACTTCTCTCCCTCAAGCCCGGAGGGGTCGGACTTCAGCTGGGATGAAGAACTTGATGAGGACTTCCAAAGCCAGATGGATGAGAACGGCATCATTGGTCTGGCAGAGAGTCAAGGGCAGCAGGAG GGAAGAGAGGAGGAGATTGCAGAGGACCTGTTGTGGGACGTGAAGACCCCCGAGCCTGAGCACGGGCCTCCACCTGTGCTAGAGGAGATAAGCTATCACCTGAGTGAGCTGCTGGACTCTGAGCCGCTCTCTCATGCCACTGGAGACAACTGCTGCTCTGCATCTCTGC aggaaGAACACAGAGTAGATGATGACCAGAGTGTTTTGTTGGAAGATTGGACTGATGATGAGGATGGTACAGGGAGCCCAACAATCCACAAGCACAAATTAAACTCTTTCCCAAAGAGAGACACAGCGTTAGACATGACTGATGAGGAGACAGAAGAGAAGGACACATGTGAAGATGCTCAGAGATTCATGGATCAAACATTTCCTGTCGCAGAAGAGATGGCATCTATGTTTGGAAGGGTGAAGAGCTTTGATTTCAATCACGAAATGACTGAGATCCCCCAAAACATTCCAATTTCAGGAATCCCAGAGCTTTCTGAGCAAAGTGATTGTGAGGAACTCAAGGAAACCAATGGGCAATTTCTCACAGACTCGCATTGTTCCTTTAGAAACACTTCTGATCCCTTCAGTTTTCCCCATTTGTCCTCAGAAGAACTGATGAATAACTGTGGTATTGAAGCTGAGACATTTCCAGAGCTAGACGTTAGGGCAGAGTCATCTCTTAGCACTTACCAGAGTCCTGCCCCTAAAACATACCACATGGATAGATCAAAGGGGGAGGAGATTAAACACAAGATCACACCTCAAGCTTCACCAAGAAGCCCTGTGATTAGACTGGGAAAAATGCACCAAGATAGTACGAGAGGAGAAAAATTAGAAAGAAGGTTACACAGTCCCAACCACAACCTGCAGCCTCCGACACCCTCTCCCAGAAAAACAAACCCTGCTTCCTGTGACGATCAGGTTTCCATTCCTGCACGGTGCATTTCTAAAGCAAGCGTCTCCCCCTTAGAGCACTCGCCACCTCCTACATCTCACCGATCTTCAGCAATGAAGAGCCACAGGACCTCCAAAACCTCTCACACTGATCCAGATGACATCAG GAAAGGACAGCTGAGTCACCCTTTACCTGATTTCTCCAAAGTGGAGCCAAGGGTTCATTTCCCGAAAAATAGTGGATACAGACCTCCTAAAAGTCGTAGACCACCTCATGATAGCACTTCACACTCAGATCTTCCTGTCGTGTTCAAATCCCCTGCTGAGATTGTGAGAGAGGTCCTGTTGAGCAGCTCTGATGGGTCTCCAGTAAGTCCCTCCACCAATGGGACCCACAAGCGCCTGAACAGTAAAGTACCAGAGGAGTTCCGCTGCCCCCAGCAGGCCAGCACACTGGTGCAGCAGCTACAG GAGGACTATAACAGGCTGCTTACCAAGTATGCAGAAGCTGAAAATACTATCGATCGACTTCGCCTTGAAGCAAAG GTGGGTCTCCGTTCTGAACCCGCAAAGCCCAGTACAGCTATCTTGTCAGGTGTTATTCAGGAAGGGTCAAAGGTCATAACCCTCAGTTTTCCTCAAGCACAGAGGGCAGAGTTCAGCGCAGGATCTGCTAGCCTCACCCAGCAGAAGAATGGCTCCG AAAACTCCAGAAAAACAGTAACTCGCCCTTCCTCTGTGAGCTCCCTCAGTTTGAGGAGGTCTGGACCTCTCACAGCAGACCATCTAACAGAGACTCTGACCAAACAGACTCAGAGATTTCAGCTACAG GTTGATGCTTTTGAGGCACTTCTAAAGAATGGGAAGCTCAAGGCCTGTGAACAGATAACG GGTCTCTCCACACTGGCACAGGGGCAAGAGTCTCTTGAGAGGGCTTACCTAGATGCACGAGCCCAGTATCAGATGCTGCAGCAGCGACAAGGCGGGCATGTCACCTTTGACACAGACAG GGACCTAGAAGGTCAGATCTTCAGGTCAGGGATGCGATTGGATGAGATAAAGGAGTGGCTGGAGCAAGCAGAACGGAATCAACCCATTTCTGAGCCTACTTTAACCCCGCTTCCTCCTTCAGATGTGCTCTCTGTGTCCATGCTGGAGACTGAACCTTTACCTGAG AGCCCACTGTCAGCTGTCCATCCTGAGGCTTGTGTTGGTGTGGAGGTCAGTTCAGTTAGCGGAGAGAGTGATGCAGacagagaggaagaggagaTCCTCCCATTTGTTCTTCATCCACTCTATGACAAACACCAGCATGTGGAGAAAGACTTCAGTAACCTCTTGGACTG TTATCAGAGTTTTAAAGAGCTCCCTGGGATGCTGGACCAAGCTGTGACTTTAAAGAGCTGTGACTTGCTGGATTTTGGAGACTCTGTTCCTTCTGGGAAAAAAAGCACAACGGTCAGACAACGACACAGGACTATTAATGAGAGCGAGATGACAAAATCTGCTCAGCG gcAGCCAGCAGCAGATTGTGTCCCACCCTCCAGCCCATCTGTTAGGTCACAGGTGTGTGACTCTATGGAAACTCACCCAGAGGCTCTTTGCCGCTCCTCAGTGTTGCCAGGGCAACAGGGCAGGGAGAGGAAAATGGCAGGAAGCAGGAAAACTCAAAGCAGTAGCCTAACCAGCCTGGCAGAGAGTGCAGAGCCCAGAACTATGGGCTTGAAAGCAAAGGCCAAGACTGTCAAAGCGTCCCCTCTG GATGGGGTCATGTCTCCAGAAACAGACAGTGGCTTTATGGGCTCTGAGAGCAGTCAGCTTACTCCCGCAGTACACAGTCCTCTCCAGCAGAGGGCAGTGGTGAG TTCCACGCCGTCTGGCCTGCACATGAAGAACACAGAAAGACCAGAGTCTGCTCCTCCTTCTGGGCAGCCTTTTGTCGTCTCCACCTCTGCCTCCCAACCCTCTCCGAATACCCCAGGAGAACACCTCAGCACATCTGGAGGATGCACGGGTCCTGTTAGGAGGAGAGGAGGGGAGGAAAGGTGTTCTTCTTCCAGCCTTTCTCCATCAATCTCCCTTCATTGGCCTAATAGAACCATCCCGCCCTGGCCGAGCAGCTTGACCAGCCAGTCAGATCGTGGGAGTGATCATG TCCATTTCTTATCAGGGGAGGAAAAAGCACAGGATGGCCAATACCCACAACCAGCCAGTCTGCAGCTCAGCTCTCACAGAAGCCCCTCCCTCTATGTGCCTTATCACCGCAGCGACCACCTCGAAGCCCAAAGTTCCGTTCAGCTAACAAATCACCA AGAGGCTCTTGAATCTCTACAGCAAGAAGTGAACCGACTGAAGGAGAGACTAGAGGGAAATCTGAGACTCTCCAAACCTGCTAGTCCTGTTAGAGCGCCCCCTTCTGCCACAGAAGACACCAGAGACCACGCACACCCACAGACCATAACACCACAGTGGCTTCATTTAAG GTCTTCAGAGAGGACGAGAAGGCAGACAGAGAGAAGGAGGaatggagaaaaagagagaggaaaCTCACCAAGACCCACCCTGAGGCAAAGATCAGCATCATTACCTCGACATCGGCCTGACACTGATCTGA CAACTGATTCTGAGCATGTCCAGTCTGAGCCAAGACCATCAACAATAAGACATGTCCTGATGTCCCCTATGACATCAAGAGGAAGAAGACAAACCAGAGGATTTGAACGCCACAAAGAGGACAGTACCT GCAGATCCGATAATAGCGATGAAATGGAAATGAGCCGAGGAACAGAACCGACCTGTCCACACTGCACATCAGATCGCACTAGTACCTCGACAC GTCCAATGAGGAGCAGGAGCTCTCCACGTCTCACGCAACCTTCCTGTAGCCACTGCCCATTGTGTGGTTCATTAAGAGCCTCTCAACCAG CCAATCAGGAGCCAGTCTCCAGCCCCAGAGGGACTCCAATCAGATCCATACAGAGGGACAGACGAGGCATGAACGTGACATTAGCTCCTCCCCCCACATTGCAGGGAGGTGTTCCAGTTATCCCATGTGTGCCCATCTATCCTTCAACTCT TTACTTCTCCAGCCCTGTGACGACACAGGCCTACTCACAACCCTCTAATGTCTCAGCAAGCCCCGCCAGAGATAAGAAGTcaggggtcagaggtcatcGCAGACGCTCTCTCTCTGTGGACCATCAGCAGCTCCCTCTGAACAGCTCTCTGACCCGTGCCCTCACAGCAGCTAGAAACATGAGAGAGGTCTCGCATCGCATGGCTCATTCTCTGGCCTCAGGGCTGCACAGCAGTAGCTTCCTCACCACATCCTGCACCTACTGA